One genomic segment of Oncorhynchus mykiss isolate Arlee chromosome 10, USDA_OmykA_1.1, whole genome shotgun sequence includes these proteins:
- the LOC110533849 gene encoding gap junction beta-1 protein isoform X2, producing the protein MNWASFYAVISGVNRHSTGIGRIWLSVLFIFRILVLVVAAESVWGDEKSGFTCNTQQPGCNSVCYDHFFPISHIRLWALQLILVSTPALLVAMHVAHRRHIDKKLYKLSGRASPKDLEQIKTQKMKITGALWWTYIISLFFRIIFEVTFMYLFYMIYPGYKMIRLVKCDSYPCPNTVDCFVSRPTEKTVFTVFMLAVSGICILLNIAEVVFLAGKACGRHLSNAGDSTMGAWITQKLCSY; encoded by the coding sequence ACGGGCATCGGTCGCATCTggctctctgtcctcttcatcttccgCATCCTGGTCCTGGTGGTTGCAGCAGAGAGTGTGTGGGGCGACGAGAAGTCTGGCTTTACTTGTAATACCCAGCAGCCCGGCTGCAACAGCGTCTGTTATGACCACTTCTTCCCCATCTCACACATCCGTCTGTGGGCCCTGCAGCTCATCTTGGTGTCCACCCCGGCCCTGCTGGTGGCCATGCACGTTGCCCATCGCCGACACATCGACAAGAAACTCTATAAACTGTCTGGCCGGGCCAGCCCCAAGGACCTGGAGCAGATCAAGACCCAGAAGATGAAGATCACAGGTGCCCTCTGGTGGACATATATCATCAGCCTGTTCTTCCGCATCATCTTCGAAGTGACCTTCATGTATCTCTTCTACATGATCTACCCCGGCTACAAGATGATCCGGCTAGTCAAGTGTGACTCGTACCCCTGCCCCAACACGGTGGACTGCTTTGTGTCCAGGCCCACAGAGAAGACTGTCTTCACTGTGTTCATGCTGGCTGTGTCAGGGATCTGTATCCTGCTCAACATCGCAGAGGTCGTCTTCCTGGCAGGGAAGGCTTGCGGTAGGCACTTAAGCAATGCTGGAGACTCAACCATGGGGGCATGGATCACCCAAAAGCTCTGCTCATACTAG